A stretch of Besnoitia besnoiti strain Bb-Ger1 chromosome III, whole genome shotgun sequence DNA encodes these proteins:
- a CDS encoding hypothetical protein (encoded by transcript BESB_049510): MSRGYADLVVPRRTKAPAFALQSDGGRVKRANRVWFDRERAKTENDLRRQFPLHYYISSYDLSAFLAALKQGEDLAQRDPAGRTPLDLAVQMAVELIEASLCTSFPVDSVEACPTATLQPRRGAAAEAPAETFVNPFRVKFKDANSNMYVQPNMMRYRAAGVDVYKQPQEPPFLLPPDGRDGAERAYTGARCPASEMTVSGGDTEDPLRPQEQARRARGPSFPLPRGDVSRYYAAAHNVRPQQFAYAYDAQGKPSPWSRLQREQVQLEQEHLQREFLVVVEEFLDHPPTKAAMAQMRELVRRLNLLLTVVKKFDRCLPLKREAAEKAKTYIGTVLTYPYLYTAAMHQAFKRYPRTPAGQPWDTLNPADSRRLVLIILSLKMRGHELFSFLGTICRQFSALVDQLGIFDDRMGATGHWWKLGSECSQFYLHMAFTLDQVSLFQRFVTQQQLFERQDLFKWEDLLYTLMQHRDRFRPYFAALLARRLKARVQKRLADSADQQDYLPETVKYPCEERYFTRQLLGEYSEIFGESEAEEFNSMLRHWRYGAARQAPGSEDDSLLPPPVPSLSGPPAADFWSVRG; this comes from the exons ATGAGTCGAGGCTACGCGGATCTGGTCGttccgcggaggacgaaggcgcccgccttcgccctaCAGAGCGACGGTGGGCGCGTGAAGCGCGCCAACAGGGTCTGGTTCGACAGAGAGCGCGCCAAAACAGAAAATGACCTGCGCCGCCAGTTTCCGCTCCACTACTACATTTCCTCTTACGACTTGTCGGCTTTTCTTGCCGCGCTCAAGCAGGGAGAGgacctcgcgcagcgcgaccCAGCAGGGCGAACACCGCTCGACCTCGCGGTACAG ATGGCCGTGGAGCTCATCGAAGCGTCGCTGTGCACGTCGTTCCCTGTGGATAGCGTGGAGGCTTGTCCAaccgcgacgctgcagccACGGAGGGgtgccgcagccgaggctCCGGCGGAGACCTTCGTCAATCCCTTCCGCGTGAAATTCAAAGACGCCAACTCAAACATGTACGTTCAGCCGAACATGATGCGCTACCGTGCTGCCGGCGTCGACGTCTACAAGCAGCCTCAAGAGCCTCCCTTTCTGCTGCCGCCAGACGGGCGCGATGGCGCTGAACGCGCCTACACAGGTGCCAGGTGCCCCGCGTCCGAGATGACTGTCAGTGGAGGCGACACCGAAGACCCCCTGCGGCCCCAGGAGCAGGCGCGTCGTGCAC ggGGCCCCTCGTTCCCGCTTCCGCGTGGAGACGTGAGCCGGTActacgcggcggcgcacaaCGTTCGGCCGCAGCAGTTCGCGTACGCGTACGATGCACAGGGCAAGCCTTCGCCGTggtcgcggctgcagcgagagcaAGTCCAATTGGAGCAGGAGCACCTGCAGCGCGAATTTCTGGTGGTTGTCGAGGAGTTCCTGGATCACCCTCCCACCAAGGCTGCGATGGCGCAGATGCGCGAGCTCGTTCGCCGCCTCAACCTCCTCCTGACAGTTGTGAAGAAGTTTGACCGCTGCCTGCCGCTCAAACGCGAAGCGGCCGAAAAGGCCAAGACGTACATTGGCACCGTGCTCACCTACCCTTACCTCTACACTGCCGCGATGCACCAAGCTTTCAAACGCTATCCGCGAACGCCCGCCGGGCAG CCGTGGGATACTCTGAATCCAGCAGACAGTCGTCGCTTGGTGTTGATTATTCTGTCTCTGAAAATGCGCGGCCACGAGTTGTTCTCGTTCTTAGGCACGATTTGCCGCCAGTTCAGCGCACTCGTGGATCAGCTAGGTATTTTCGATGATCGGATGGGAGCCACTGGGCACTGGTGGAAACTCGGCAGCGAGTGCAGCCAGTTCTACCTGCACATGGCGTTCACGCTAGATCAGGTCTCGCTGTTCCAGCGCTTCGTCACGCAACAGCAGCTTTTCGAGAGACAAGACTTGTTCAAGTGGGAAGACCTTCTGTACACCCTCATGCAG CACCGAGATCGATTCAGGCCTTACTTTGCGGCCTTGCTGGCGAGACGACTCAAGGCTCGAGTGCAAAAGCGGCTCGCGGACTCTGCTGATCAGCAGGACTACTTGCCAG AAACGGTCAAGTATCCTTGTGAAGAGCGCTACTTCACGCGCCAGCTCCTCGGCGAGTATTCTGAGATCTTTGGAGAGTCCGAAGCTGAAGAATTCAACAGCATGTTGCGCCACTGGCGATATGGCGCGGCTCGGCAGGCTCCTGGCTCTGAGGACGACAGTCTTCTTCCACCTCCGgtgccgtctctctctgggcCCCCTGCAGCGGATTTCTGGTCGGTTCGAGGCTGA
- a CDS encoding thioredoxin domain-containing protein (encoded by transcript BESB_049500) has translation MICIGPVCLPVWQLGIVGAFLLKPLKDTAVYVYSRCCKHRAHCIYLGAQKLSDGHLQLFRESDTDMKIRGVEQPAHVLAVHSDDELTALRDRLNEPNRQNILFVDFGATWCQPCKAIFPFFEALSAFYEGTFVKVDVDECPESADEATVQALPTLCVMSCSEGKWEVIARTVGANKRDWENLVATHSRPRHGSGPSPQEEGESAKDR, from the exons ATGATCTGCATCGGCCCGGTTTGCTTGCCAGTTTGGCAGTTGGGCATTGTTGGGGCCTTCCTGTTGAAGCCCTTGAAGGACACCGCAGTTTATGTCTACAGTCGATGCTGCAAGCACAGAGCACACTGCATTTACCTGGGCGCACAGAAGTTGAGCGACGGACACTTGCAGCTGTTCCGGGAATCTGATACAGATATGAAGATCAGA GGCGTCGAGCAGCCAGCGCACGTGCTGGCCGTACACTCGGACGACGAGCTGACTGCGCTGAGAGACCGCCTGAACGAGCCCAACCGCCAGAATATCCTTTTTGTTGACTTCGGAGCCACGTGGTGCCAGCCGTGCAAGGCGATTTTCCCCTTTTTTGAG GCTCTTAGCGCATTTTATGAAGGAACGTTCGTGAAGGTCGATGTCGACGAGTGCCCCGAGAGTGCAGACGAGGCAACGGTTCAGGCCCTTCCGACACTCTGTGTCATGTCATGTTCGGAGGGCAAGTGGGAAGTCATAGCCCGA ACTGTTGGCGCCAACAAGCGCGACTGGGAAAACCTCGTCGCGACCCACTCGCGGCCTCGTCACGGCAGCGGCCCATCTCCacaagaagagggcgagTCCGCCAAGGATAGGTAG